One window from the genome of Epinephelus fuscoguttatus linkage group LG3, E.fuscoguttatus.final_Chr_v1 encodes:
- the baiap2l2b gene encoding brain-specific angiogenesis inhibitor 1-associated protein 2-like protein 2 → MSGATSDQLHRSTLSVYLNLMEHFNPGLQKLVALGNSYVKAFQALAVCSEAYFSAVAKMGDQALHTLSSRSLGDVLIQISETQRRLTAEMEGVFRWFQVEVLQAMEKNVKLDEEYIEGSRRVYELEVRNQAEALEKQLRRGAYRDSLENSEYMLYLRQSQQEIQKEEERRYRFLAEKHCGLTQSLLFLINKTGASLQQKADGWKEKVNETRGSRPRTPTHLDQDAQLRGSVSSLLQTVARDEDMSWARREQQALGRVPSRAPSPLPSRSRSSSVGESLGLGGGKAMRALVSHPSSSNPKLLPFNRGETVTVLVQEPRNGWLYGRTDSSLRQGWFPAAYVAPVEDFSNTLATSGGSVRSHSMNNLLDPTDTYTDQSESKNYGDVPPPATPNRRASVDFRPISPLPEKKLESALETKQSQTNPPPPPPPPPPPLSSQNLRRGSVDFRPISPLPERKGESASDVQALSPHGPPENPLFPRGTNPFATVKLRPTTTNDRSAPQIH, encoded by the exons ATGTCTGGAGCCACCAGTGACCAGCTGCATAGATCAACTTTATCTGTATATTTG AATCTGATGGAGCATTTCAATCCCGGTCTCCAGAAGCTTGTTGCTTTAGGAAACAGCTATGTCAAAGCTTTTCAAG CCTTAGCTGTTTGCAGTGAGGCCTACTTCAGCGCTGTGGCTAAGATGGGCGACCAGGCCCTTCACACGCTTTCATCTCGCTCTCTTG GGGATGTTCTGATCCAAATatcagaaacacagagaagacTCACTGCAGAAATGGAAGGAGTG TTTCGATGGTTCCAGGTAGAGGTGTTGCAAGCAATGGAGAAGAATGTTAAGTTGGATGAGGAGTACATTGAG GGTAGTCGCAGAGTGTACGAGCTGGAGGTGAGGAACCAGGCAGAGGCTTTGGAGAAACAGCTCAGACGAGGAGCCTACAGGGACTCTCTG gagAATAGTGAGTACATGCTGTACCTGAGGCAGAGCCAGCAGGAGAtccagaaggaggaggagaggaggtatCGCTTCTTGGCTGAGAAACACTGTGGCCTCACTCAGTCACTGCTCTTCCTTATAAACAAG ACCGGTGCTTCTCTCCAGCAGAAGGCAGATGGATGGAAGGAGAAGGTGAATGAGACCAGAGGGTCCAGACCTCGAACTCCCACCCATTTGGATCAAGATGCACAG TTGCGAGGTTCAGTGAGCTCCCTGCTGCAAACAGTAGCCAGAGATGAAGACATGTCCTGGGCCAGGAGGGAGCAGCAGGCGCTGGGCAGAGTGCCCTCTAGAG CACCGTCCCCCCTCCCCAGCCGCTCTCGCTCTAGCTCAGTTGGGGAATCTCTGGGTCTTGGTGGAGGGAAAGCCATGAGAGCCCTGGTATCTCATCCCTCCTCATCCAACCCAAAGCTTCTCCCTTTCAACAGGGGAGAGACTGTCACCGTACTCGTCCAAGAGCCACGCAATGGCTGGCTGTATGGGCGCACTGACAGCAGCCTGCG TCAGGGCTGGTTCCCTGCTGCTTATGTGGCCCCTGTTGAAGATTTCTCCAACACTTTAGCAACAAG TGGTGGTTCCGTAAGAAGCCACAGTATGAACAATCTGCTGGACCCTACTGACACctacactgaccaatcagagagcaaGAACTACGGTGATGTCCCGCCGCCAGCCACACCCAACCGCAGAGCCTCTGTAGACTTCCGGCCGATCTCTCCTCTCCCTGAGAAGAAGCTGGAGTCGGCCTTGGAGACAAAGCAAAGTCAAACgaacccacctccacctcctcccccaccgcctcctcctctctcaagTCAGAACCTTCGAAGGGGCTCTGTAGATTTTCGACCAATCTCTCCCCTCCCTGAAAGGAAGGGTGAATCAGCATCTGATGTCCAG GCATTATCGCCCCACGGGCCGCCTGAAAACCCGCTGTTTCCCAG AGGCACAAACCCATTCGCCACTGTAAAGCTTCGCCCCACGACGACCAATGACAGATCCGCTCCACAGATCCACTGA